The following are from one region of the Halobacteriovorax vibrionivorans genome:
- a CDS encoding PepSY-associated TM helix domain-containing protein: protein MSSLIRKLLKIHRILGLVLAVNFLILGLTGVVLVWRHELAPVQAVEQRTSFISEKSSLSKIENFISTKYEGKKVLSIFKGDDGDINARVTEPGIEKFKGATRLKFDMAGNAIDKEVVKSQTSNKVIDFILKLHRELLLGGKGKILIGLMGLFFLIALISGALISNKFYRNIRNMNSRILLGRFHKIIGVKTCAWLLIVTFTGTILAFNSTLIGLFLRDNVRAQQENARVIENATYVSVLDIYDELKEKLPHLEYDFISFPDNEFSVPNHFVILMENEEHHHEIAYVDAITGSLIRTVSLPWYLELLILSEPLHFGDYGGVILKVIWSILGLVISFIPISGIYIFLFRKRLLSSTSKMYDGSTLNDVNISLNEIVLPSAFIFIIFIVSSDYNWPLSGLFLIYLGISWKDILSFTLRLKDKVVRKEVS from the coding sequence ATGAGCTCATTAATTAGAAAACTTTTAAAAATACATAGAATCCTTGGCCTTGTTTTGGCCGTGAATTTCTTAATTTTAGGACTTACTGGTGTTGTGTTGGTATGGAGACACGAGCTCGCACCTGTACAAGCTGTTGAACAAAGAACGTCATTTATTTCAGAAAAATCATCTCTTTCAAAAATTGAAAATTTCATTTCCACTAAGTATGAAGGTAAGAAAGTCCTTTCTATTTTTAAAGGTGATGATGGTGATATTAATGCCAGAGTAACCGAGCCAGGTATCGAAAAGTTTAAAGGTGCCACACGTCTTAAATTTGATATGGCAGGTAATGCAATCGATAAGGAAGTTGTTAAATCACAAACTTCTAATAAAGTTATCGATTTCATTCTAAAGCTTCACCGAGAACTTCTCCTAGGAGGTAAGGGGAAGATCTTAATTGGACTAATGGGGCTTTTCTTTTTAATTGCACTTATTAGTGGTGCTCTTATTTCTAATAAATTCTACCGAAATATAAGGAATATGAATTCTCGAATTCTCTTAGGTCGCTTCCATAAGATAATTGGAGTTAAGACATGTGCTTGGCTATTGATCGTGACATTTACAGGAACAATTCTTGCTTTCAATAGTACACTGATAGGCCTCTTCTTAAGAGATAATGTTCGTGCCCAACAAGAAAATGCAAGAGTTATTGAAAATGCCACTTATGTTTCAGTTTTAGATATCTATGATGAGCTAAAAGAAAAGCTGCCACATCTTGAATATGACTTTATCTCATTTCCAGATAATGAGTTTTCGGTTCCAAATCACTTTGTGATTCTTATGGAAAATGAAGAGCATCATCATGAAATTGCTTATGTTGATGCTATCACAGGAAGTTTAATTAGAACTGTTTCACTTCCTTGGTATCTAGAATTACTTATTCTATCTGAACCACTACACTTCGGTGATTATGGTGGGGTGATCTTAAAAGTCATTTGGAGTATTTTAGGATTAGTCATTTCATTTATTCCAATCAGTGGAATTTATATTTTCTTATTTAGAAAACGATTACTTAGTTCTACATCAAAAATGTATGATGGCTCGACTTTAAATGATGTGAATATTTCTTTAAATGAGATCGTTTTACCAAGCGCATTTATTTTTATTATTTTCATTGTTTCCTCTGATTATAATTGGCCACTAAGTGGACTCTTTCTTATTTACTTAGGAATTTCATGGAAGGATATTCTTAGCTTTACTCTTCGTCTAAAAGATAAAGTAGTAAGGAAAGAAGTCTCATGA
- a CDS encoding ankyrin repeat domain-containing protein has protein sequence MSDRRIFKWAQRGNVQELSILLLSVSEINLEVRNQKGQTPLHVAVENGHRSFAHTLLNSGANPNCLDHLGNTPLMKAAQKGDLSLFKLLIQNGSNIEIENSNKMTAYDWAHAFHRRNIIHYLSSYGHSKKSELRAYFGAFKQLFQEIIR, from the coding sequence ATGAGTGATAGGCGAATCTTTAAATGGGCCCAGAGAGGAAATGTTCAGGAGCTGAGCATCTTATTACTTTCTGTATCAGAGATTAATTTAGAGGTAAGAAACCAAAAAGGCCAAACACCGCTTCACGTCGCTGTTGAAAATGGGCATCGTTCATTTGCACACACATTGTTAAACTCCGGCGCAAATCCGAATTGTCTTGATCATCTTGGAAATACACCTCTTATGAAGGCCGCACAAAAAGGGGATTTGAGCCTTTTTAAATTACTGATTCAAAATGGATCTAATATTGAAATTGAAAATTCAAATAAGATGACGGCCTATGACTGGGCGCACGCTTTTCATCGCCGCAACATAATACATTACTTGTCTTCATATGGGCATTCTAAAAAGTCGGAACTCAGAGCTTATTTCGGTGCCTTCAAACAGCTCTTCCAGGAAATTATTCGCTAG
- a CDS encoding DUF2391 family protein — protein sequence MNVFKGLKNTHTEIKRINGYLKEVVTFLDDSGKPMGHVINPLMVELRLRDITQIFVGAFLVASPLCFTEEVWTLSETLPFQNIYYLFAASITTVTFFVYFNFYRFKLKGNVIEFLKRIFAIYFITTLSVVMILFLINKFPVKTDHILAFKRTVIIAFPSIFGAAVTDYLK from the coding sequence ATGAATGTATTTAAGGGATTAAAGAATACCCACACAGAAATAAAACGTATCAACGGTTACTTAAAAGAAGTCGTCACTTTCCTTGATGACTCTGGAAAACCGATGGGACATGTAATAAACCCTCTTATGGTTGAATTGCGCTTAAGAGATATTACCCAAATCTTTGTGGGGGCCTTTCTTGTTGCTTCTCCTCTGTGCTTTACAGAAGAAGTCTGGACACTTAGTGAGACTCTTCCCTTTCAAAATATTTACTATTTATTTGCCGCATCTATTACGACAGTAACGTTCTTTGTGTATTTTAACTTTTATCGTTTTAAGCTTAAGGGAAATGTCATTGAGTTCTTAAAGCGTATTTTTGCCATCTACTTTATTACGACTTTAAGTGTTGTTATGATTTTATTTTTGATTAATAAATTTCCAGTAAAGACAGACCATATACTTGCATTTAAACGTACTGTAATTATCGCCTTTCCAAGTATATTTGGTGCTGCCGTTACTGATTATTTAAAATAA
- a CDS encoding DUF3347 domain-containing protein codes for MFKLITLFSVLINFSTFADVRESLTSAQKEEVVNVLKANEKLHASFFKYDAKSVADSAQELKNAMNKVSHEKIKKLLKFSMTKLDEIKANKTKDENGQNYHTISMALIYILNTYDVGSEYNAYSCPMVKKKWVQNSSKQEKVHNPYAANMPHCGSKDTSF; via the coding sequence ATGTTTAAGCTAATTACATTATTTTCAGTATTAATTAATTTTTCAACATTTGCAGATGTAAGAGAAAGCTTAACATCAGCACAGAAAGAAGAAGTTGTGAATGTTTTAAAGGCCAATGAGAAGCTACACGCAAGCTTCTTTAAGTATGATGCTAAGAGTGTTGCAGACTCGGCCCAAGAGCTTAAGAATGCAATGAATAAGGTCTCACATGAAAAGATAAAGAAGTTATTGAAGTTTTCAATGACTAAGCTTGATGAAATAAAAGCTAATAAGACAAAAGATGAGAATGGACAAAATTATCATACGATCTCAATGGCACTTATCTATATTCTTAATACTTATGATGTAGGAAGCGAGTATAACGCTTATTCATGTCCTATGGTTAAGAAGAAGTGGGTACAGAATTCTTCTAAGCAAGAAAAAGTACACAACCCATACGCTGCTAATATGCCTCACTGTGGTAGTAAAGATACAAGCTTCTAA